From the Halorhabdus utahensis DSM 12940 genome, one window contains:
- a CDS encoding flippase activity-associated protein Agl23 has translation MAEAVDAVDPPSADGSPRDRSFVAEHPVVVAVLTITAIGLLARFAILGSRIAHWDEARVAYWVDYTFETGRFAYNSHTHGPVIQHLSRYLFGILGPSDTTIRIPVAIIGGLLPVSALLYREHLRDVEVVILSGLLSANAVLLYYSRFMRSDLLVATFMFTAFGLLVRFYDTRRIRYLYAATICIVLGIGSKENAPLYVLTWLGAGAILLDVALYRPRNYRGGLGLIATKFAHLKGRLGDIRHRQQYATHTIGIAVVAIALFTFLFATRGGGIDGIYQPPEGLSFWAAITSPWRILNLVSDTLTYVIYPNGEYFAFTKMDAVLIDLPGPPAVDATASGSDPKTVPYLSRLFAMGGGLLAKAPVVLGFGLVGVLYERYLAERSRTLVLFMFFAALFSLVGYPLTLSIDTGWKWNMVHVVVPLSIPAAVGLGIVGRWATVAYRRHDRVDLGLSAVVLLLVTLLVAWVAVPGAYPPADRSGDNPLVQYGQPADDLRPTLDQLQTAAVTHAGTDVIVYDGSRSGEPFVRGDSETASKDFRPTCTKWDNTLPLNWYLAAYDADTECVADSDGLIERIETEDPPPIVITRESDATVPEDALEADYQPRTYRLRTHGSEATIYVHEDVSAE, from the coding sequence ATGGCCGAGGCTGTAGACGCTGTCGATCCGCCCTCCGCCGACGGCAGTCCCCGGGATCGGAGCTTCGTCGCCGAGCATCCGGTCGTGGTTGCTGTGCTCACGATCACGGCCATCGGGTTGCTCGCCCGCTTTGCCATCCTGGGATCGCGGATTGCCCACTGGGACGAGGCCCGCGTCGCCTACTGGGTCGACTACACGTTCGAGACCGGCCGCTTCGCGTACAACTCACACACCCACGGCCCGGTGATCCAGCACCTCTCGCGGTATCTCTTCGGCATTCTGGGTCCCAGCGACACCACGATCCGAATCCCCGTCGCGATCATCGGCGGCCTGCTCCCCGTATCTGCACTGCTCTATCGTGAGCACCTTCGGGACGTCGAGGTCGTCATCCTGTCCGGATTGCTGTCGGCTAACGCCGTCTTGCTGTACTATTCGCGGTTCATGCGTAGCGATCTGCTAGTCGCGACGTTCATGTTCACCGCGTTTGGCCTCCTCGTTCGGTTCTACGATACCCGCCGGATACGGTATCTCTATGCCGCAACAATCTGTATCGTCCTTGGCATCGGGTCCAAGGAGAACGCGCCGCTGTACGTCCTCACGTGGCTCGGGGCCGGAGCGATCCTCCTCGATGTCGCACTCTACCGACCCCGAAACTACCGCGGCGGCCTCGGCCTGATCGCGACGAAGTTCGCTCACCTCAAGGGCCGACTCGGCGACATCCGGCATCGACAGCAGTATGCCACCCACACCATCGGGATTGCAGTCGTGGCCATCGCGCTGTTTACCTTCCTGTTCGCCACGCGTGGCGGTGGCATCGACGGGATCTACCAGCCGCCGGAGGGATTGAGTTTCTGGGCAGCGATCACGAGTCCGTGGCGGATCCTGAATCTGGTCAGCGATACCCTCACGTACGTCATATATCCCAACGGCGAGTACTTCGCATTCACGAAAATGGACGCCGTCCTCATCGACCTTCCGGGGCCGCCGGCAGTCGACGCGACGGCATCGGGCTCCGATCCCAAAACCGTCCCGTACCTGTCGCGGTTGTTCGCGATGGGTGGCGGTCTGCTGGCGAAGGCACCGGTCGTCCTCGGTTTCGGGCTCGTCGGCGTGCTCTATGAGCGATATCTCGCCGAACGCAGCCGGACGCTGGTGCTGTTCATGTTCTTCGCGGCGCTGTTTTCGCTGGTCGGCTATCCGCTGACACTGTCAATCGACACGGGCTGGAAGTGGAACATGGTCCACGTCGTCGTCCCGCTGTCGATCCCGGCGGCTGTCGGTCTCGGGATCGTCGGTCGGTGGGCGACGGTCGCCTATCGACGGCACGACCGGGTCGACCTTGGACTGTCCGCAGTCGTCCTCTTGCTCGTCACGCTGCTAGTCGCGTGGGTAGCCGTTCCTGGCGCGTATCCGCCGGCCGATCGGTCCGGTGACAACCCGCTCGTGCAGTACGGCCAGCCCGCCGACGACCTTCGCCCCACGCTCGATCAGTTGCAGACGGCCGCTGTCACCCACGCCGGGACGGATGTCATCGTCTACGACGGCTCGCGTTCCGGCGAACCGTTCGTCAGGGGCGATTCAGAGACAGCCAGCAAGGACTTCCGGCCGACCTGCACGAAGTGGGACAACACACTGCCGCTGAACTGGTATCTCGCCGCCTACGACGCCGACACCGAGTGTGTCGCCGACAGCGACGGTCTCATCGAGCGCATCGAGACCGAGGATCCTCCCCCGATCGTGATCACGCGCGAGAGTGACGCCACTGTGCCCGAAGATGCGCTCGAAGCGGACTACCAGCCCCGCACGTATCGACTCCGGACGCACGGCTCGGAAGCGACAATTTACGTCCACGAGGACGTCTCTGCGGAGTGA
- a CDS encoding pyridoxal phosphate-dependent aminotransferase, with protein sequence MHMDFAERVTRVEPSATIAISNLAAELEADGVDVVDLSVGEPDFDTPENVKNAAKEAMDAGNTGYTPSDGIPELKDAIVEKLHADGLTQYESENVLVTPGGKQALYEVFQSLIDDGDEVCLLDPAWVSYEAMVKLAGGSLTRVDTAAHGFDLEPALDDLAATVSDDTELLVVNSPGNPHGSVYSDAALEGVRDLAVEHDITVISDEIYKEITYDGREATSLGTLEGMADRTITLNGFSKAYAMTGWRLGYFAGPEELIEQAGKLHSHSVTCAVNFVQHAGVEALRNTDETIEEMRAAFEQRRDMLVDLFAEHGKDVPEPEGAFYMMLPVDGDDQDWAEKAVEEAHVATVPGSPFGTPGYVRLSYAASRERLREAVERLAEADLL encoded by the coding sequence ATACACATGGACTTCGCCGAACGTGTCACGAGAGTCGAACCGAGCGCAACCATCGCGATCAGCAACCTCGCCGCCGAGTTGGAGGCCGACGGCGTCGATGTCGTCGACCTGAGCGTGGGCGAACCGGACTTCGATACGCCCGAAAACGTCAAAAACGCCGCCAAGGAAGCCATGGATGCAGGCAACACTGGTTATACCCCCTCGGATGGCATCCCCGAACTCAAGGATGCCATCGTCGAGAAACTGCACGCCGACGGCCTCACCCAGTACGAGAGCGAGAACGTCCTCGTGACGCCGGGCGGCAAGCAGGCGCTGTACGAGGTCTTCCAGTCACTGATCGACGACGGGGATGAGGTCTGCCTGCTTGACCCCGCCTGGGTCTCCTACGAGGCAATGGTCAAACTCGCGGGCGGGAGCCTGACTCGCGTCGACACCGCCGCCCACGGTTTCGACCTCGAACCCGCGCTGGACGATCTGGCCGCAACCGTCAGCGACGACACCGAACTGCTGGTCGTCAACTCGCCGGGCAACCCCCACGGGTCGGTGTACTCCGACGCCGCCCTGGAGGGCGTCCGTGACCTGGCCGTCGAACACGACATCACCGTGATCTCCGACGAGATCTACAAGGAGATCACCTACGACGGCCGGGAAGCGACGAGTCTGGGCACGCTCGAGGGGATGGCAGACCGGACGATCACGCTCAACGGCTTCTCGAAGGCCTACGCGATGACAGGCTGGCGACTGGGTTACTTCGCCGGGCCCGAGGAACTGATCGAGCAGGCCGGGAAACTCCATTCCCACTCCGTGACCTGTGCGGTCAACTTCGTCCAGCACGCCGGCGTCGAAGCCCTCCGGAACACCGACGAGACCATCGAGGAAATGCGCGCGGCCTTCGAGCAGCGACGGGACATGCTCGTCGATCTGTTCGCCGAACACGGCAAAGACGTACCGGAGCCGGAAGGCGCGTTCTACATGATGCTTCCCGTGGATGGGGACGACCAGGACTGGGCCGAAAAAGCCGTCGAAGAAGCCCACGTCGCGACTGTGCCGGGGAGTCCATTCGGCACGCCGGGGTACGTCCGGCTCTCGTATGCGGCGAGCCGGGAGCGCCTTAGAGAGGCTGTCGAGCGACTGGCGGAAGCCGACTTGCTGTAG
- a CDS encoding adenylyltransferase/cytidyltransferase family protein, which translates to MTTVVAQGTFDLLHPGHLHYLREAAGMGDQLHVILARRENVTHKDPPILPNEQRREMVAALDPVDEAIVGHDDDIFIPVERIDPDLLVLGYDQHHDRGDIADALAERGIDCVVRRASEYEPGYEGAVLSTGRIVERILETRD; encoded by the coding sequence ATGACGACCGTCGTCGCTCAGGGCACCTTTGACTTGCTCCATCCGGGCCACCTCCACTATCTCCGCGAGGCCGCGGGCATGGGTGATCAGCTTCACGTCATCCTCGCCCGGCGGGAGAACGTTACCCACAAGGACCCGCCGATCCTGCCGAACGAACAGCGCCGGGAGATGGTCGCCGCCCTCGACCCGGTCGACGAGGCGATCGTCGGCCACGATGACGACATCTTCATTCCTGTCGAGCGGATCGATCCTGATCTCCTGGTGCTCGGATACGACCAGCATCACGACCGGGGGGACATCGCCGACGCACTCGCCGAGCGCGGGATCGACTGCGTCGTCAGGCGAGCAAGCGAGTACGAACCCGGCTACGAGGGGGCCGTCCTCTCGACGGGCCGGATCGTCGAGCGGATTCTCGAAACCCGGGACTGA
- a CDS encoding Mov34/MPN/PAD-1 family protein: MRLFRSAGVVGIAEAALSFALAASRDSHPHEYMGMLRGEDAHSLGIDRDGTVITDVLVIPGTESNSVSATVKTSMIPNDVQSVGSVHSHPNGVLRPSDADLASFQRGDVHIIVGAPYERGDWQAFDSDGEPIELPVFDVEPPEESFFDFTQEDIDRELREESDDWEGHR, encoded by the coding sequence ATGCGGCTGTTTCGCTCCGCGGGTGTCGTCGGCATCGCCGAGGCCGCCCTGTCGTTCGCGCTTGCAGCCAGCCGTGACAGTCATCCCCACGAGTACATGGGGATGCTCCGGGGCGAGGACGCCCACTCACTCGGTATCGATCGGGACGGAACAGTCATCACGGACGTACTCGTGATTCCCGGGACTGAATCGAATTCGGTGAGTGCGACCGTCAAGACGAGTATGATTCCCAACGACGTCCAGAGCGTCGGCTCGGTTCACTCTCACCCCAACGGCGTCCTCAGACCGAGCGACGCCGATCTCGCCTCGTTTCAGCGCGGGGACGTCCACATCATCGTCGGCGCACCCTACGAGCGCGGCGACTGGCAGGCCTTCGACAGCGACGGGGAGCCGATCGAGTTGCCGGTCTTCGATGTCGAACCACCCGAGGAGTCCTTTTTCGATTTCACACAGGAAGATATCGACCGGGAACTCCGTGAGGAGAGCGACGATTGGGAGGGACACCGCTGA
- a CDS encoding DHH family phosphoesterase, with protein MPISSDSNAGSADPDSSDGDRPVVYDLDPRCTFEDVEAGEQYHATVNGVVEYGVFVDLSEEVSGLVHESNLRGSYNRGDKLIVALEDVRENGDLAFAERRPDDYRTVAVEADTDVGSPALSDNIGESVRLAGEVVQIKQTGGPTVFHVRDGESVVPCAAFEDAGVRAYPDVDIEDLVQIRGRVEERNGGIQIEVESLESVTDDAGADLAERLETRTQEAAQPHDVEPFVEWDALDPLLDDLEGVARRLRRAVIEGRPIRMRHHADGDGIAASVPLAVALENFIEEVHADGDAARHLLKRLPSRAPYYEMEDVTRDLNHALESRERHGQKLPLLMMLDNGSTEEDVPAYQNLAHYDVPIVVIDHHHPDPEAVEGLVDDHVNPYLHDEDYRITTGMLCVELARMIDPDLTDDLTHVPAVAGLADRSEAEAMTDYLALAEQAGYKQEDLRDIGEALDYATHWLRYDDGDPLITDVLNVACDDRDRHEEIVDFLATRAERDVEEQLDAAMDHVEHEELDNGAHLYRLDVENAARRFTYPAPGKTTGTIHDRKVEETGDPVITIGYGPDFAVLRSDGVRLDIPTMVTELREEIPSGGVSGGGHLVVGSIKFVEGRREDVVDALVEKMADAEIDEELHSSAALPEDV; from the coding sequence ATGCCGATTTCGTCAGATTCCAACGCCGGAAGCGCCGATCCGGATTCTTCGGACGGCGATCGTCCGGTCGTTTACGATCTCGATCCTCGCTGTACGTTTGAGGACGTCGAAGCGGGCGAGCAGTACCACGCGACAGTCAACGGCGTCGTCGAGTACGGCGTCTTCGTCGACCTCTCGGAAGAAGTCTCGGGGCTGGTTCACGAGTCGAACCTCCGGGGCAGCTACAATCGAGGCGACAAGCTCATCGTCGCGCTCGAAGACGTCCGGGAGAACGGTGACCTCGCGTTCGCCGAACGCCGGCCAGACGACTACCGCACGGTCGCCGTCGAAGCCGACACCGACGTCGGCAGCCCGGCCCTCTCGGACAACATCGGCGAATCAGTCCGACTGGCGGGCGAAGTCGTCCAGATCAAACAGACCGGGGGTCCGACCGTCTTTCACGTTCGAGACGGCGAGTCGGTCGTCCCGTGTGCCGCCTTCGAGGACGCAGGCGTCAGGGCCTATCCCGATGTCGATATCGAGGATCTGGTCCAGATCCGCGGGCGCGTCGAGGAGCGCAACGGCGGCATCCAGATCGAAGTCGAATCGCTGGAATCGGTCACGGACGACGCCGGGGCTGACCTCGCGGAGCGCCTCGAAACCAGGACCCAGGAGGCCGCACAACCCCACGACGTCGAGCCGTTCGTCGAGTGGGACGCGCTCGATCCGCTGCTCGATGACCTCGAAGGCGTCGCTCGCCGGCTCCGTCGTGCTGTGATCGAGGGACGGCCGATCCGGATGCGCCACCACGCAGACGGCGACGGGATCGCAGCGAGCGTCCCGCTTGCAGTCGCCCTGGAGAACTTCATCGAGGAGGTTCACGCGGACGGCGACGCCGCCCGGCACTTGCTCAAGCGCCTCCCGAGTCGCGCGCCGTACTACGAGATGGAGGACGTCACCCGCGACCTCAATCACGCCCTGGAGAGTCGCGAGCGCCACGGCCAGAAGCTCCCGCTGCTGATGATGCTGGACAACGGCTCGACCGAGGAGGACGTCCCGGCCTACCAGAATCTGGCCCACTACGACGTCCCGATCGTCGTGATCGACCACCACCACCCCGACCCCGAGGCGGTCGAGGGGCTCGTCGACGACCACGTCAATCCCTACCTCCACGACGAGGACTACCGGATCACGACGGGCATGCTGTGTGTCGAACTCGCCCGCATGATCGACCCCGACCTGACCGACGACCTCACGCACGTCCCGGCGGTCGCCGGCCTGGCCGACCGCTCGGAAGCCGAGGCGATGACCGACTACCTCGCTCTGGCCGAGCAAGCGGGATACAAACAGGAGGATCTCCGGGACATCGGCGAGGCGCTGGATTACGCCACCCACTGGCTGCGCTACGACGACGGCGACCCGCTGATCACCGACGTCCTCAACGTCGCGTGTGACGATCGCGATCGCCACGAGGAGATCGTCGACTTCCTCGCGACGCGGGCCGAACGTGACGTGGAGGAGCAACTCGACGCGGCGATGGATCACGTCGAACACGAGGAACTCGACAACGGCGCACACCTCTACCGCCTCGACGTCGAGAACGCCGCCCGGCGGTTCACCTACCCCGCGCCGGGCAAGACGACGGGGACCATCCACGATCGAAAAGTCGAGGAGACCGGCGACCCCGTCATCACGATCGGGTACGGCCCGGACTTCGCCGTGCTCCGGAGTGACGGCGTCCGGCTGGACATCCCGACGATGGTCACCGAACTCCGCGAGGAGATCCCGAGTGGCGGCGTCAGCGGCGGCGGCCACCTCGTCGTCGGCTCGATCAAGTTCGTCGAGGGACGACGCGAGGATGTCGTCGACGCCCTCGTCGAGAAGATGGCCGACGCCGAGATCGACGAGGAACTCCACAGTTCGGCCGCACTCCCCGAAGACGTCTGA
- a CDS encoding phospholipase D-like domain-containing protein: MRRAFACLVVGMVVVLGAGVVVADPGPNATEQTPANASIDAIYPNPVADGDAGEYVVLSVSSETNVAGWTLADDHSTARLPNATVSGRFALSTDPARARNHTDVPVYTLDGHVPLANSGETLTLRDGDRVLDTVGYEDAPEGELGRVENGAIAWEPIGVTDFNVRRGDGGQVRTFVLPDAGGLPSDVLASADDRILLAAYTFTSRDASETLIAASERGVDVQVLVEGGPVGGMSRRQARLLDRLAEGGVEVNAVGGDAARVDHHHAKYAVVDDRAMVLTENWKPAGTGGRSSRGWGVVLSDPAIVESLVDTFRADAGWRDAIPWQEFREGREFSDPKPSDGSFARRYGPQRHDARGASLLVAPDNAEGAVIERLDAAETSIDVVQAGVGGANQSFVRALKRAADRGVEVRLLLSRAWYAVEENQAVADRLERWATKAEASLSVRLARPRDRFGKIHAKGVVVDGETVLVGSLNWNDHSARENREVVVALAGQGVAGYFGRVFADDWQAAVWRLSVGLSVVVAVATLVAILVGRRIEFADTAGSPGEDRLLAEDFGDIPDREF, encoded by the coding sequence GTGCGTCGTGCGTTCGCCTGTCTGGTGGTCGGGATGGTGGTGGTACTCGGGGCCGGTGTCGTGGTCGCCGATCCCGGCCCGAACGCGACCGAGCAGACGCCCGCCAACGCCTCCATCGACGCCATCTATCCGAATCCGGTCGCCGACGGCGACGCTGGCGAGTACGTCGTCCTCTCAGTGTCCAGCGAGACGAACGTGGCCGGCTGGACGCTCGCCGATGACCACTCGACGGCACGGCTCCCGAACGCGACCGTCTCCGGCCGCTTCGCGCTCTCGACCGATCCGGCGCGGGCGCGCAACCACACGGATGTGCCCGTCTACACGCTCGATGGCCACGTTCCACTGGCCAACAGCGGCGAGACTCTGACACTCAGGGACGGCGACCGAGTTCTCGACACTGTCGGCTACGAGGACGCTCCCGAGGGAGAACTCGGTCGCGTCGAGAACGGGGCGATCGCCTGGGAACCGATCGGGGTAACGGACTTCAACGTCCGGCGGGGCGACGGCGGACAGGTGCGGACGTTCGTCCTTCCGGACGCGGGCGGTCTGCCGAGTGACGTGCTCGCGAGCGCGGACGACCGGATCCTGCTGGCGGCCTATACGTTCACGTCGCGGGACGCCTCTGAGACCCTCATCGCCGCGAGTGAGCGCGGTGTCGACGTTCAGGTACTCGTCGAGGGTGGGCCAGTGGGTGGCATGAGTCGACGGCAAGCGCGACTCCTCGATCGACTCGCCGAGGGTGGCGTCGAAGTGAACGCCGTCGGCGGGGACGCCGCCCGCGTCGATCACCACCATGCGAAATACGCCGTCGTCGACGACCGGGCGATGGTGCTGACCGAGAACTGGAAACCCGCAGGGACTGGTGGTCGGTCGAGTCGTGGCTGGGGTGTCGTCCTTTCGGACCCAGCGATCGTCGAGTCGCTCGTCGACACCTTCCGGGCGGACGCCGGGTGGCGCGATGCGATTCCGTGGCAGGAGTTCCGCGAGGGCCGGGAGTTCAGCGATCCGAAACCCTCCGACGGTAGTTTCGCCCGCCGGTACGGCCCACAACGACACGACGCGAGGGGTGCGTCCCTGCTCGTGGCTCCCGACAACGCCGAGGGGGCCGTCATCGAGCGCCTCGACGCCGCCGAGACGTCGATCGACGTCGTCCAGGCCGGCGTCGGCGGGGCCAACCAGTCGTTCGTCCGGGCGCTGAAACGCGCCGCTGATCGGGGTGTCGAGGTGCGACTGTTGCTCTCGCGGGCGTGGTACGCCGTCGAGGAGAATCAAGCAGTCGCCGACCGACTCGAACGGTGGGCCACAAAGGCGGAGGCGTCACTGTCGGTCCGGCTGGCCCGGCCCCGCGATCGGTTTGGCAAGATCCACGCCAAGGGCGTTGTCGTCGACGGCGAGACGGTGCTGGTGGGCAGCCTCAACTGGAACGACCACTCGGCGCGGGAGAACCGCGAGGTCGTCGTCGCGCTGGCGGGGCAGGGAGTGGCTGGATACTTCGGACGCGTCTTCGCCGACGACTGGCAGGCGGCCGTCTGGCGGCTGTCCGTCGGCCTCTCCGTCGTCGTGGCCGTGGCGACCCTCGTGGCGATCCTCGTCGGCCGACGCATCGAATTCGCCGACACCGCGGGCTCTCCCGGCGAGGACAGGCTTCTGGCGGAGGATTTCGGTGATATCCCTGATCGAGAGTTCTGA
- a CDS encoding HEAT repeat domain-containing protein encodes MTNGDDDAEPDGTDGASGDGAELGVEDFEGRLDDAEDTLDAAETEADLDDVEGTLSAIEEDLVDADLPEPDEDEDDPQEALEDRLSDLRDGVADQRGPYVEDIAEQVETAAGTVSETRWTDDGEEAVIAAVEAFGEAVAEHVDVNGAGDIQAASEALTAASDVLADRDLDPDDDSEVIASLLDAAETLADDIEAAEAFDDLSVRAKLRYEGFYEVIEGEHRKDFPPELNAVLSWEHRYKQSRDPDDVEQILLALDLMDSEFMEENILDAFERVGPPEAFDPVHQLAQRRDKQAIRVLGKIGDDRAVETLVDFLDGDPALQRVTLRALGEIGSHEATQAVANCLDDDTDSVRSSAARALGLIGDTRAIDPLADVLAEDDADDARASAAWALNQIGTERAKEIAAEYADDRAYVVQVEAEKAAGV; translated from the coding sequence ATGACCAACGGTGACGACGACGCCGAGCCGGACGGAACTGACGGCGCGTCCGGAGATGGCGCGGAACTCGGAGTCGAGGACTTCGAGGGGCGTCTCGATGACGCCGAGGACACGCTCGATGCTGCCGAGACGGAAGCTGACCTCGACGATGTCGAGGGAACGCTGTCGGCCATCGAGGAGGACCTGGTGGACGCCGACCTCCCGGAACCGGACGAGGACGAAGACGATCCTCAGGAAGCGCTCGAAGATCGGCTGAGCGACCTTCGGGACGGCGTTGCGGATCAGCGCGGTCCATACGTCGAAGACATCGCCGAGCAGGTCGAGACCGCCGCGGGGACGGTCAGCGAGACGCGTTGGACTGACGACGGCGAGGAAGCAGTGATCGCTGCTGTCGAAGCCTTCGGCGAGGCCGTCGCCGAGCACGTCGACGTGAACGGCGCGGGCGACATCCAGGCCGCGAGCGAGGCACTCACCGCAGCAAGCGATGTCCTCGCCGACCGCGATCTGGATCCCGACGACGACAGCGAGGTGATCGCGTCGCTGCTCGACGCGGCCGAGACACTCGCCGATGACATCGAGGCCGCCGAAGCCTTCGACGACCTCTCCGTCCGGGCAAAACTCCGCTATGAGGGATTCTACGAGGTTATCGAGGGCGAGCACCGCAAGGACTTCCCGCCGGAGCTCAACGCCGTGCTTTCCTGGGAGCACCGCTACAAGCAGAGCCGCGATCCCGACGACGTCGAACAGATCCTCCTGGCACTCGATCTCATGGACTCGGAGTTCATGGAGGAGAACATCCTCGACGCGTTCGAGCGAGTCGGCCCGCCCGAGGCGTTCGACCCGGTTCACCAACTCGCCCAGCGCCGGGACAAGCAGGCGATCCGCGTCCTCGGGAAGATCGGCGATGACCGAGCGGTCGAGACACTTGTGGACTTCCTCGACGGCGACCCCGCGCTCCAGCGGGTGACGTTGCGCGCCCTCGGCGAGATCGGCAGCCACGAGGCAACGCAGGCGGTCGCGAACTGCCTCGACGACGACACCGACAGCGTCCGGAGTTCGGCCGCACGCGCGCTCGGACTCATCGGAGATACGCGGGCGATCGACCCCCTGGCGGACGTCCTCGCCGAGGACGACGCCGACGACGCCCGGGCCAGCGCGGCGTGGGCGCTCAACCAGATCGGGACCGAACGCGCCAAAGAGATCGCCGCCGAGTACGCCGACGACCGCGCCTACGTCGTCCAGGTTGAGGCCGAGAAGGCCGCCGGCGTCTGA
- a CDS encoding protein sorting system archaetidylserine synthase (This PssA-like phosphatidyltransferase, along with a PssD-like decarboxylase, is required in Haloarchaea for the archaeosortase ArtA to replace the PGF-CTERM sorting signal with a C-terminal lipid anchor.), whose amino-acid sequence MQLRPRFLGRLGLADVVTVANVVVGFVAIIVAPLDPALAARLILLAAIADGLDGLIARSYGSTPVGEFVDSLADAVSFGVAPAAVVVSLADETVHLDSVSSLLGSVEAAVVVGVPALFVTAAVIRLAMYTAYDIEERVTEGVQSTLAATVLAAAVLAIDLPAWWLVGAVGVLAYLMITRIPYPDLRTRDALSMGVVQAGAVLVPGIASRVFPRLLLTVALAYLLLAPRFYPRVET is encoded by the coding sequence ATGCAATTGCGGCCGCGATTCCTGGGCCGACTCGGTCTCGCCGACGTCGTCACCGTCGCCAACGTCGTGGTCGGGTTCGTCGCGATCATCGTTGCCCCCCTGGATCCCGCCCTGGCCGCACGGCTCATCCTGTTGGCAGCGATCGCGGACGGCCTCGACGGACTGATCGCCCGCTCGTACGGCTCGACGCCGGTCGGCGAGTTCGTCGACTCACTGGCTGACGCTGTCTCTTTCGGCGTCGCCCCGGCCGCCGTGGTCGTGAGCCTGGCGGATGAGACTGTCCACCTCGACAGCGTTTCGAGCCTGCTGGGTTCCGTCGAGGCCGCAGTGGTCGTCGGGGTCCCCGCGTTGTTCGTGACTGCCGCGGTGATCCGGCTGGCGATGTACACCGCCTACGATATCGAGGAGCGCGTCACCGAAGGGGTCCAGTCGACGCTTGCTGCGACGGTGCTTGCGGCCGCAGTGCTCGCCATCGACCTTCCGGCGTGGTGGCTGGTCGGCGCGGTCGGCGTCCTCGCGTACCTGATGATTACCCGGATCCCCTATCCCGACCTCCGGACCCGGGATGCGTTGAGCATGGGCGTCGTCCAGGCCGGTGCGGTACTCGTTCCCGGGATTGCCTCCCGGGTGTTTCCGCGCCTTCTCCTCACGGTCGCGCTGGCGTACCTGCTGCTCGCCCCGCGATTCTATCCGCGCGTCGAGACGTGA
- a CDS encoding plastocyanin/azurin family copper-binding protein, with translation MIDRRTFLATTGALATGLAGCLGRGADSGNHDIGMSSSAFLPAELRVEPGTTVVWKNTSTHAHTVTAYENTLPDGTEYFASGGYETEQGARDAWYESGGGAIYAGKTFSHTFEEPGRYSYVCIPHESSNMAGVILVGDVGEADS, from the coding sequence ATGATCGACCGGCGGACGTTCCTCGCCACGACGGGAGCCCTCGCGACCGGCCTCGCCGGCTGCCTCGGACGTGGCGCGGACAGCGGGAACCACGACATCGGGATGTCGAGCAGCGCCTTCCTCCCCGCCGAGTTGCGCGTCGAGCCCGGAACAACGGTCGTCTGGAAGAACACGAGCACCCACGCCCACACCGTCACGGCATACGAAAACACGCTCCCCGACGGAACCGAGTACTTCGCCTCCGGCGGTTACGAGACCGAACAGGGGGCCCGCGACGCGTGGTACGAGAGCGGCGGCGGCGCGATCTACGCCGGCAAAACGTTCTCACATACCTTCGAAGAACCTGGCCGCTACTCGTACGTCTGCATCCCGCACGAATCGAGCAATATGGCCGGCGTGATCCTCGTGGGCGACGTCGGAGAAGCGGACAGCTGA